The genome window TGCATTtaacatgtgtttatatattcaTTTGATATGTATTCAAcccgtatttatatatgtatttaacatgtattaatatatgtatttatttatgtatttaacatgtgcatatatatatacatttatatgtatatatttctatatatacacacacacatatatatatatatatatatatatatatatatatatatatatatatatatatatatatatatatatatacacacatatatatatatatatatatatatatatatatatatatatatatatatatatatatatatatatatatatatatatatatatatatatatatatatatacatatatacatacataactcaACAAGTATTTATCCAGTGTAAAATCATCAAGACAATATTTTCATTTGCagtgctgacctagcaaagaggcagtgttgacatgttagagatgttgaagtgtgatgacaaTATGTTTGCGTTTGAAGAGGATTGTGCAGAAGGGGAAGAAGTGGACAAAATCCTTGGAGTGCAGCAAAAGTCTGACTTTATTCCACAAACATTCTTCACAGGTGAGATGACAACTTCCTTCCCGCAGCAGCACAACACAAAGTGATGCATGCACACGATCACACAACACAAATACCCAGGTGTGGCGAAAGTACTTCACCTGTGCAGGTGACACAGGACACGGTGTGTTCAAGGCACCAGTGACAGTCGTAAATTTCAAGCGTCATCGTCTGTTGACTTAGCAGCCGTGATGAGTTTGTGTCGCTGTAAACAAAACGAGTACTACTACTATACAACTGCAGTAACTAGTACTGTTACTGCTCTTACTAGAGTAGCATAAGATCAACTAGTACTACTGTTACTGCAGTAACTAGTACTACTACTGCTGTTACTAGAGTAGCATAATATCAACTAGTACTACTgttaccgtagtaactagtacTACTACTGCTGTTACTAGAGTAGCATAAGATCAACTAGTACTACTGTTACTGCAGTAATTAGTACTACTACTGCTGTCACTAGAGTAGCGTAATATCAACTAGTACTACTGTTACCACAGTAACTAGTACTACTATTGCTGTTACTAGAGTAGCAAATGATCAACTAGTACTACTGTTACTACAgtaactagtactactactaccgtTACTAGAATAGCATAATATCAACCAGTACCACTGTTACTACAGTAACTAGTACTACTACTGCTGTTACTAGAGTAGCATAATATTAACTAGTACTACTGTTACTGCAGTAACTAGTATTATTACTGCTGATACTACAGTAGCATAAGATCAACTAGTACTACTGTTACTACAGTAACTAGTACTACTACTGCTGTTACTAGAGTAGCATAAGATCGACTAGTACTACTGTTACTGCAGtaactagtactactactgttactagagtAGCAAAAGATCAACTAGTACTAATGTTACTGCAGtaactagtactactactgttactagaaTAGCATAATATCAACTAGTACTACTGTTACTACAGTAACTAGTACTACTACTGCTGTTACTAGAGTAGCATAAGATCAACTAGTACTACTAATACTGCAGTAACTAGTACTACTACTGCTGTTACTACAGTAGCATAATATCAAGTAGTACTACAGTAATTAGTACTATTACTGCTGTTATTAGAGTAGCATAAGATCAACTAGTACTACTGTTACTGCAGTAACTAGTACTATCACTGCTGTAATTAGAGTAATCTAAGATAAACTAGTAGTAATACTACTGTCACTACAGTAACACAAGATAAACTAGTACTATTACTGCTGTTACTACAGTAGCACAAGACAAACTAGTAGTACTACTGCTGTTACTACAGTAAAACAAGATAAATTAGTACTACTACTGCTATTACTGGAGTAGCATAAGATCAACTAGTACTACTGTTACTGCAGTGACTAGTACTACTACTGCTGTTACTAGAGTAGCATAAGATCAACTAGACTACTGTTACTGCAGTAACTAGTACTATTACTGCTGTTATTAGAGTAACCTAAGAAACTAGTGTTACTACTACTGCCAGTACAGTAACACACAATAAACTAGTACTATTACTGCTGTTACTATAGTAGCACAATACAAACTAGTAGTACTACTGCTGTTACTACAATAACACAAGATAAACTAGTAGTACTACTGCTGTTACCACAATAACACAAGATAAACTAGTAGTACTACTGTTACTACAGTAAAACAAGATAAACTAGTAGTGCCACTGCTGTTACTACAGTAACACAAGATAAACTAGTAGTACTACTGCTATTACTAGAGTAACACAAGATAAACTTGTAGTTCTACAGCTGTTACTACAGTAACACAAGATAAACTAGTAGTACCACTGCTGTTACTACAGTAACACAAGATAAACTAGTAGTACTGCTGCTGTTACTacagtaacacaatataaactaaTAGTAGTACTGCTGTTActaactagtagtagtactacATCAATAGACACTGCTTTACTTTCTGACCAACACTGTGATGACTCTATGAGCACAAAGCTGACATTTCTCTCACCacagtcacaaaaaaaacaaaaaacaaaaaaaacactctaAGAAAAAAATCCAGCGCTTTCTTCTGAGCACCATGTTGCAAATAAATATCTCACTTTATTGCAAAGAAATATGAAAAATAAGGCCGAGATCAGTTAGTGGCTTGTTGTCAGGAACAGTGTGATGGTCTGTGCTTACTTCAGGTGTCCAAAACACTGTGGGACATTCTAACGTTAGATACTGTGTGTGAAATAGCCTCGGCTGAGTTCAAGCGTCTAACATAGTGTAGGACATTCAAATGTTACTTTGGGTGTCTGCAGTCTTGCAGGACTTAATGTGTTGAGTTCAAGTGTCTAACATAGTGGAGGACATTCAAATGATACTTTGGGTGTCTGCAGTCTTGCAGGACCTAATGTGTGGAGTTCAAGTGTCTAACATAGTGGAGGACATTCAAATGTTACTTTGGGTGTCTGCAGTCTTGCAGGACTTGATGTGTTGAGTTCAAGTGTCTAACATGGTGTAGGACATTCAAATGTTACTTTGGGTGTCTGCACATTTGCAGGACCTAATGTGCTGAGTTCAAGTGTCCAACATAGTGGAGGACATTCAAATGTTACTCTGGGTGTCTGCACAATTGCAGGACTTAACGTGCTGAGTTCAAGTGTCTAACATAGTGGAGGACATTCAAATGTTACTCTGGGTGTCTGCACAATTGCAGGTACTAATGTGCTGAGTTCAAGTGTCTAACATAGTATAGGACATTCAAATGTTACTTTGGGTGTCTGCACAATTGCAGGACTTTACGTGCTGAGTTCAAATGTCTAACATAGTGTAGGACATTCATATGTTACTTTGGGTGTCTGCAGTATTGCATGACTGAATGTGTTGAGTTCGATGGTCCAAACTATTTAAAAtgcaagattaaaaaaatataaatatctaTTGTATTCTTTTAAAAATTAATTGAAATATtttctaaaatatatttattgttttaaattatgcaatttttataattattataataatttgaGTATTTAATGTATTATAATATTTAAATAGATTAACTAATTAATAATTACATTAATATTTTGTTTGTACAATTTATTTAATATGTTTAGACTTCAGGGGGACCCATTAGTGAAGGACAGTCTATGCTGAGTTCAAGTCTCTAACATAGTGTAGGACATTTAACGGTTATTTTGGGTGTCTGCAACCTGACATAGTGTAGGATATTCAAAAGTTACTTTGGCTTTCTGTAATCTTGCAGGATTTAATGTGCTGAGTTCAAGTGTCTAACATAGTGTGGGACATTCAAATGTTACTTTGGGTGTCTGCAATGTTGCGGGACTGAATGTGCTGGGTTCAAGTGTCTAACATAGTGTGGGAAATTCAAATGTTACCTTGGGTGTCTGCAATTTTGCAGGACTGAATGTGCTGGGTTCAAGTGTCTAACATAGCGTAGGACATTCAAATGTTACTTTGGGTTTCTCTAATCTTGCAGGACTGAATGTGTTGAGTTCAAAAATCTAACATAGTGTAGGAAATTCAAATTTTACTTTGGGGGTTTGTAATCTTGTAAGAGTAAATGTGCTGAGTTCAAGTGTCTAACATAGCGTAGGACATTCAAATGTTACTTTGGGTTTTTGTAATCTTGTAGGATTAAAGGTGTTGAGTTCAAGTGTCTAACATAGCGTAGGACATTCAAATGTTACTTTGGGTTTCTCTAATCTTGCAAGACTGAATGTGTTGAGTTCAAGTATCTAACATAGTGTAGGACATTCAAATGTTACTTTGGGGGTTTGTAATCTTGTAGGAGTAAATGTGCTGAGTTCAAGTGTCTAACATAGTGTAGGACATTCAAATGTTACTTTGGTGGTTTGTAATCTTGTAGGAGTAAATGTGCTGAGTTCAAGTGTCTAACATAGTGTAGGACATTCAAATGTTACTTTGGGTGACTGTAATCCTGCAGGACTGAATGTGCTGAGTTCAAGTGTCTAACATAGTGTAGGACATTCAAATGTACTTTGGGTGACTGTAATCCTGCAGGACTGAATGTGCTGAGTTCAAGTGTCTAAAATAATTCTGGTCATTAAACTATATTACACATAATATAAAATCAATAAATTGTATCTCCTTTGATTAATTTGTATTCttacagttatttaaaaaaatgacaaagtatttaaatattatttttgggTGGATGACATATTTATTCATAGAGTTCAACTTTCTTGTATGTTtattacattgcagattgtcgcCTGTGGTTAGTTCAAGTGTCTGTAAAAAGCTGGGGAATTTGACCACAGTAAGGCTTGCGTTGCATTCACAGCCTGAAAGGTTTCATGTTGTTGCAAACAAAGAAAGGCAAGAAGAACAATTCAAAGACAAAAACAGAAGACAAAGATTTGATTTGAAATtggaagatttaaaaaagcaaaagCAAAATGTGTTTTAGCACACGCGTGAAGAAGCGGTTACTAGGTTACACATTGATGGCGTGCGGTTGCTAGGCTACACGTTGATGGCGTACGGTTGCTAGGTTACACGTTGATGTGTGTGGTTGCTAGGTTACACGTTGATGGCGTGTGGTTGCCAGGTTACACGTTGATGGCGTACGGTTGCTAGGTTACACGTTGATGGTGTACGGTTGCTAGGTTACACGTTGATGGCGTACGGTTGCTAGGTTACACGTTGATGGCGTGTAGTTGCCAGGTTACACGTTGATGGCGTGTGGTTGCAAGGTTACACGTTGATGGCGTACGGTTGCTAGGTTACACGTTGATGGCGTACGGTTGCTAGGTTACACGTTGATGGCGTACGGTTGCTAGGTTACACGTTGATGGCGTGTAGTTGCCAGGTTACACGTTGATGGCGTGTGGTTGCCAGGTTACACGTTGATGGCGTACGGTTGCTAGGTTACACGTTGATGGCGTACGGTTGCTAGACTACATGTTGATGGCGTACGGTTGCTAGGTTACACGTTGATGGCGTACGGTTGCTAGACTACACGTTGATGGCGTACGGTTGCTAGGTTACACGTTGATGTGTGTGGTTGCTAGGTTACACATTGATAGCGTGTGGTTGCCAGGTTACACGTTGATGGCGTACAGTTGCTAGGTTACACGTTGATGGCGTGCGGTTGCTAGGTTACACGTTGATGGCGTACGGTTGCTAGGTTACACGTTGATGGCGTGTAGTTGCCAGGTTACACGTTGATGGCGTGTGGTTGCCAGGTTACACGTTGATGGCGTACGGTTGCTAAGTTACACGTTGATGGCGTACGGTTGCTAGGTTACACGTTGATGGCGTGTAGTTGCCAGGTTACACGTTGATGGCGTGTGGTTGCCAGGTTACACGTTGATGGCGTACGGTTGCTAGGTTACACGTTGATGGCGTACGGTTGCTAGGTTACACGTTGATGGCGTACGGTTGCTAGGTTACACGTTGATGGCGTGTAGTTGCCAGGTTACACGTTGATGGCGTACGGTTGCTAGACTACACGTTGATGTGTGTGGTTGCTGGGTTACACGTTGATGTGTGTGGTTGCTAGTTTACATGTTGATGTGTGTGGTTGCTAGGTTACACGTTGATGGCGTGCGGTTGCTAGGTTACACGTTGATGTGTGTGGTTGCTAGGTTACAGGTTGATGGCGTGTGGTTGCAAGGTTACATGTTGATGGCGTACGGTTGCTAGGTTACACGTTGATGGCGTACGGTTGCTAGGTTACACGTTGATGTGTGTGGTTGCTAGGTTACATGTTGATGGCGTACGGTTGCTAGGTTACACGTTGATGTGTGCGGTTGCTAGGTTACACGTTGATGGCGTGTGGTTGCCAGGTTACATGTTGATGTGTGTGGTTCCTAGGTTACACGTTGATGGCGTGTGGTTGCTAGGTTACACGTTGATGGCGTACGGTTGCTAGGTTACACGTTGATGGCGTGTGGTTGCCAGGTTACACGTTGATGGCGTACGGTTGCTAGGTTACACGTTGATGTGTGTGGTTGCTAGGTTACACGTTGATGGTGTGTGGTTGCCAGGTTACACGTTGATGTGTGTGGTTGCTAGGTTACACGTTAATGGCTTGTGGTTGCCAGGTTACAGGTTGATGTGTGTGGTTGCTAGGTTACAGGTTGATGGCATGTGGTTGCCAGGTTACAGGTTGATGTGTGTGGTTGCTAGGTTACACGTTGATGGCGTGTGGTTGCTAGGTTACAGGTTGATTGCGTGTGGTTGCTAGGTTACAGGTTGATGGCGTGTGGTTGCTAGACTACACGTTGATGGCGTGTGGTTGCTAGGTTACACGTTGATGGCGTGTGGTTGCTAGGTTACACGTTGATGGCGTGTGGTTGCTAGGTTACACGTTGATGGCGTGAGCATGCTTCTTGCACAAAGGTTTGTCCTTCTTGGAGTAGAAAGGTTGGCCTTCCAGGTTGATGTGACACACCTGCAAGTACACACACTCCTCACTTTGCAGTACTTCATCTACACAATACTACAACAACGCAGTACTTTAAGAAGTATTGTTGGAGGGAAGGAGGAGGAGCTTACCGCGCACACGAAGCAGGTGTCATGCCAGGTGTGACCCAAAGCTTCGATGAATTTATCTCCAGCTTCCACCGGGAAGTCACAGCCGTGACATTTGGTGCTGAAGAGTGCCACGTAATCTGAGGAGGACATCTTTGTTAGCATCATCTTTGTTAGCATCAtctgtgttagcatgttagcagtcgGAAGCTAACCTTTCTCGCAGTAAGGTTCTCCATCCTCCATGTGGAAGAGGCTGTTGCCAAAAGGTTTTCCACAGGCGGCGCACACGAAACATGTGGTGTGCCACGTCTGCCTCAGAGCGTGCATCACCTCCTGCAACGCAACAACAATCTTTGTCAGGCTTTATGTCCTTGTCCTAGTTTGGCATAGTTGACGTAGTTTGGCATAGTTGGTGTAGTTTAACACATTTATCGTAATTTTGCATCGTTATCATGGTTTTATGTAGTTTGATGTAGTTGTTGTATTTTATGTAGTTGTCGTAGTTTTATGCAGTTGTTGTAGTTTTATCTACACGTTTGTAGTTTTACGTAGTTGTCGTAGTTTCTAGTATGTGTTGTAGTTTTACTTAGTTGTTGTAGTTTTGTGCAGTTATAGTTGTATGTAGTTATCGTAGATTTACTCCGTTGTTGTAGTTTACGACCTACCCatctaagggcggacactctaaccactgatgCAGTCGTGGTAGTTTTAAGTAGTTGTGCGTTATTTGTGGTTCTCGGTGAAGTGTTTTCCCATGATGCCGTCTGGCAGGCACTCACCCCCATGACCTTGGTGGTGCAGCGAGCGCAGGTGGGGGCGAAGAACTCCTCGTAGCATTTCTCACAGTAGACGTTGTTCTGCTCCTCCACGAAGCTGACGTCCGCCAGCGACACGTTGCAGTAATGGCAGTTGAACTCCTCGGGATGCCACGAGCGGCCCAGCGCCACCAGGAAGGGACCCCTGGACACCAGCTGCTCTTATTGCGGGAAGTACGACGGGCAGGAAGGGGCGGGGCTTACCGGATGACGCTGTTGCAGGCGCCGCAGAGCGCCGTGCGGCTGCTGGCGGCGAACCTCTCCGCCCTTTGCGCCACGCCTCTGGCCACCGGCGGGAAGGGGGCGGGGTTGGGAGCGACATAGGCGGGGGCTGGGGCGGGGCTCATGGCGGCCGGGGAAGGGTTGGGGATGTACGCCGGCGGAGGAGGCGCGCCCTGAGGCAGCGGCGGCGCCTTGACGACGGTGGTGGTGGTCTTTCCGGGGTCAAACTTGTCCGCGAAGGAGGTGTCGGTCACCCAGGGGGGGCGGTTGGAGGCGGCGCCGCCACCCTGAGGCGCGGGCGCAGCGGCGGGGTGAGGCCGCGGCGGGGGCGGGGCCTGAGCTGGAAGAGACAGCGAGAGTTGGTCATGTGACCACGGCGACGCACGTGACCGAGCCGAGCTCACCTGGCTGGGAGGGGTAGATGCAGGCGGTGCTGACCACCTTGGGAGGGGCGGAGCCCACCGGTATCTGGATGGAGCTCTGCTGGGTGGGCGGGGCCTGTTGATAGTGCTGAGTGGGCGGGGCCGGCTGGGAAGGAGGTGGCTGGTACTGCTGAGGGGGCGGGGCCTGCTGGGAAGGAGGTTGCTGGTACTGCTGAGGGGGCGGGGCCTGCTGGGAAGGAGGTTGCTGGTACTGCTGAGGGGGCGGGGCCTGCTGGGAAGGAGGCCCGGCGGGGGGCTGACCGAACTGGCTGCAGAGGAAGGAAGAAATGATGCGTTCAAGTACCGCTGTAAAATAATGACGATGATGGTGATGTTGAGGAGCGTGGCATGACGATGAAGATCAAGCAATGGACGACTCATCGCTTTTGTGACATGATCAGATTGCCTGTTTATACTTCATACAGAGCAGGATGCTCCTTTTGCACCAAGACTGCGATAGCGCGGGTTAGCGTGAGTTAGCGCGAGTTAGCGTGAGTTAGCGCGAGTTAGCGCTGTGCCACAGAAGAGTCAGGAAGCAGAATTAAAGAcgaagatgtgggcgtggcttcTTTCGTGGGGGCGGT of Entelurus aequoreus isolate RoL-2023_Sb linkage group LG09, RoL_Eaeq_v1.1, whole genome shotgun sequence contains these proteins:
- the LOC133657762 gene encoding LIM domain-binding protein 3-like isoform X2, whose amino-acid sequence is MSAYTVSLPGPGPWGFRLQGGKDFNMPLTISRISPGSKAALANLVQGDAIVAIDGVSTEGMTHLEAQNKIKMATYNLALTMSKFKRPVVMPTPRMDISFPMIPHQQVFTPAAPNVGFNASGPKETSVSTTHKHIEVKGPGGKATIIHAQYNTPISMYSQDAIMDVIAGQTMTKGHDAGQFGQPPAGPPSQQAPPPQQYQQPPSQQAPPPQQYQQPPSQQAPPPQQYQPPPSQPAPPTQHYQQAPPTQQSSIQIPVGSAPPKVVSTACIYPSQPAQAPPPPRPHPAAAPAPQGGGAASNRPPWVTDTSFADKFDPGKTTTTVVKAPPLPQGAPPPPAYIPNPSPAAMSPAPAPAYVAPNPAPFPPVARGVAQRAERFAASSRTALCGACNSVIRGPFLVALGRSWHPEEFNCHYCNVSLADVSFVEEQNNVYCEKCYEEFFAPTCARCTTKVMGEVMHALRQTWHTTCFVCAACGKPFGNSLFHMEDGEPYCEKDYVALFSTKCHGCDFPVEAGDKFIEALGHTWHDTCFVCAVCHINLEGQPFYSKKDKPLCKKHAHAINV
- the LOC133657762 gene encoding LIM domain-binding protein 3-like isoform X1, producing the protein MSAYTVSLPGPGPWGFRLQGGKDFNMPLTISRISPGSKAALANLVQGDAIVAIDGVSTEGMTHLEAQNKIKMATYNLALTMSKFKRPVVMPTPRMDISFPMIPHQQVFTPAAPNVGFNASGPKETSVSTTHKHIEVKGPGGKATIIHAQYNTPISMYSQDAIMDVIAGQTMTKGHDAGMKRQSAAGVSVQHRAAVSSQFGQPPAGPPSQQAPPPQQYQQPPSQQAPPPQQYQQPPSQQAPPPQQYQPPPSQPAPPTQHYQQAPPTQQSSIQIPVGSAPPKVVSTACIYPSQPAQAPPPPRPHPAAAPAPQGGGAASNRPPWVTDTSFADKFDPGKTTTTVVKAPPLPQGAPPPPAYIPNPSPAAMSPAPAPAYVAPNPAPFPPVARGVAQRAERFAASSRTALCGACNSVIRGPFLVALGRSWHPEEFNCHYCNVSLADVSFVEEQNNVYCEKCYEEFFAPTCARCTTKVMGEVMHALRQTWHTTCFVCAACGKPFGNSLFHMEDGEPYCEKDYVALFSTKCHGCDFPVEAGDKFIEALGHTWHDTCFVCAVCHINLEGQPFYSKKDKPLCKKHAHAINV
- the LOC133657762 gene encoding LIM domain-binding protein 3-like isoform X4, which gives rise to MSAYTVSLPGPGPWGFRLQGGKDFNMPLTISRISPGSKAALANLVQGDAIVAIDGVSTEGMTHLEAQNKIKMATYNLALTMSKFKRPVVMPTPRMDISFPMIPHQQVFTPAAPNVGFNASGPKETSVSTTHKHIEVKGPGGKATIIHAQYNTPISMYSQDAIMDVIAGQTMTKGHDAGPEPFKERLVDSASPVYQAVQSAGKVQDEGEWGQRSSNVQSKSFQVLAHMTGTDSLTEEEEELRRSSMKRQSAAGVSVQHRAAVSSQFGQPPAGPPSQQAPPPQQYQQPPSQQAPPPQQYQQPPSQQAPPPQQYQPPPSQPAPPTQHYQQAPPTQQSSIQIPVGSAPPKVVSTACIYPSQPAQAPPPPRPHPAAAPAPQGGGAASNRPPWVTDTSFADKFDPGKTTTTVVKAPPLPQGAPPPPAYIPNPSPAAMSPAPAPAYVAPNPAPFPPVARGVAQRAERFAASSRTALCGACNSVIRGPFLVALGRSWHPEEFNCHYCNVSLADVSFVEEQNNVYCEKCYEEFFAPTCARCTTKVMGEVMHALRQTWHTTCFVCAACGKPFGNSLFHMEDGEPYCEKDYVALFSTKCHGCDFPVEAGDKFIEALGHTWHDTCFVCAVCHINLEGQPFYSKKDKPLCKKHAHAINV
- the LOC133657762 gene encoding LIM domain-binding protein 3-like isoform X3, with product MSAYTVSLPGPGPWGFRLQGGKDFNMPLTISRISPGSKAALANLVQGDAIVAIDGVSTEGMTHLEAQNKIKMATYNLALTMSKFKRPVVMPTPRMDISFPMIPHQQVNGRLSARSASPGPVEGAASPAARRKQYNSPIGLYSEDTLREMAAIQTACQFGQPPAGPPSQQAPPPQQYQQPPSQQAPPPQQYQQPPSQQAPPPQQYQPPPSQPAPPTQHYQQAPPTQQSSIQIPVGSAPPKVVSTACIYPSQPAQAPPPPRPHPAAAPAPQGGGAASNRPPWVTDTSFADKFDPGKTTTTVVKAPPLPQGAPPPPAYIPNPSPAAMSPAPAPAYVAPNPAPFPPVARGVAQRAERFAASSRTALCGACNSVIRGPFLVALGRSWHPEEFNCHYCNVSLADVSFVEEQNNVYCEKCYEEFFAPTCARCTTKVMGEVMHALRQTWHTTCFVCAACGKPFGNSLFHMEDGEPYCEKDYVALFSTKCHGCDFPVEAGDKFIEALGHTWHDTCFVCAVCHINLEGQPFYSKKDKPLCKKHAHAINV